The nucleotide sequence CCATTATTCAAAGATATTTCTGTAAACAATGTTTATAAAACAGAAATTCAATATTTAGTTGATAATAACTTAATCAACGGGTATCCGGATGGTACATTCAAACCGGATTTAGCATTAAACCGTGGTCAAGCGGCTGTATTGCTAACTCGTGCATTAGGCTTATCGACAAAAGATGTGCCAAACCCTGGATTTAGCGATTTATCAACAAAGAGCACATATTATGGTGCAGTTGCTGCGATTGTACAAGCAGGCATCATGAGCGGTACTGGTGATGGCAAGTACGAACCAGGCAAACCATTAACTCGTGCTCAAATGGCGAAAATCTTAGTTGAAGCATATAAGTTAACTGGTACTACTTCAACGAAATTTAAAGATGTAAGTACTAAGCACTGGGCATACGATTATATTCATACGCTAGCAGCAAATGAAATTACGACAGGTTATGAAGATAATACTTACAAACCAAGTCAAGAAGTATCACGTGTGCACTTCAGCTTATTCTTATACCGCACAATAACACAAAATAAATAAGAGAGAGAACCTTTGTAAAGTTGCAGCGAGGAATCGCAACTTTTACAAAGGTTTTTTTATGGAGAAAAGAGGGCTATGGGGAAGAGAGGGGGGAAGGGTGATGAAGTGAGGTTGGTACGGAGAGTTTTAGTGCGTGGAATGAGTTTTGATGGGGAGGTGTAAGTAATAGTTGCGCTGTTGTTGAAAATATAGGGTGTTTTTGCGCGGAAGTAGAATGCTTAGATGAGAATGTAGAACCTAGCATCAGGAAAGTAGAACGTTTTACGGGTAAAGTAGAAAGTTTTACTCGAAAAGTAGAACGGGTTGCGAGTAATAGCCGAGTTGTCGCTGAAAGTAGAATATTGGGGTGCGGAAGTAGAATGCTTACGTAATTAAGTAGAACTTCGCACTAAGTAAGTAGAATGTTTTACGGGTGAAGTAGAACGGATTGCGAGTATTCACAAGTTGTCGCTGAAAGTAGAATATTGTGGCACGAAAGTAGAATGTTTAAGAAAATAAGTAGAATTTCGCACCAAGAAAGTAGAACGATTTACGAATAAAGTAGAAAGTTTCACTCGAAAAGTAGAACACGTTGTGAGTATTCGCTGATTTCTCTGAGAAAATAGAGTGTATCAACGTTAATGTAGAACCCCGCTCCAAAAAAGTTGAACTCTACCCCGAAAAACGAAAAGAATATACTTTGTAAGTAACTCATCACCTCCTTAAAGTAGAAATCATATAAGAAAATAACCTATTCATTTTTTCTTTCTAAAATATCTTCAGGAATTAAGTAATATACACCACGTCCTTTGCCAAATTGATCAAATTTTAAGCGCTTCAGCAGTTTTGAAGTAACTGCTTTACAGTCGATCCCAACAAATTCCCTCAATTCGCGATTTGTAATACGGTCTCCGATTAATAGGCGATATTGATGTAACGCTAAAAAAATTGCTTCTTTACTTTTCACGCCACAGTGTGGGCAAATCCACAATCCGTGATGATAATACATGACATGCTGAAATTCACACTTTTTGCAAAGAACGCCATTTCTTATACGATCTCTTTCCACGTTCTTGCTAATAGGAAGCCGGCATGAGATAGCCACTAATTTTCTTTCCAAATCCATTAAATTAACTGTCGTTTCAGCATAGTTTTGATATAACTCCTCTAAAAATTTTGGCAAGCCGCTTAAATGAATAATTGGAGAACCGTTTAAGGACGAATCCAATTTTGTTCTTATATTAGCATTGACCACAATATACAAAACGGGCAATTGGATTCCCCAGTTTGATAATAAATACGATATATATAACTGGTGACGATAAGCCTGATCAAACGGATTTGGAAAATTTTCTATAATCCCTTCCTCAGTTTGACGCGCAAATTCATGAAATGCGGGTTTATAAAATAATGTACCGGAAATTTGTTTAACCTCGACAACGAGAAGAAATCTTGTCGTAATGATAAGGGCGTCGATTTGATGAGAAAAACCCTTTTCATTTATACACTCAAAGTTATAGAAAATTTTATAGGGACCAGGAAAATGATAATCTGCTAATGTTCTCTGCATTTTTAATTCGCCTGCAATTCCAGCTTGGACGCGATAATAAGCCTGTTGATAAGAAGTAAATTCTTCATCCTCAGCTTTTAATCTAGAAATAAGGGCTTCCAAATAGACAAGCTTTTCAGTCCTATACAATAAACCACCTCTACTCGGGCATTGAGACAAAATCTCTATGACAGCAATGTATACGAAAATTTCAGAGCATGCAAATGACCTCGAAAAGTCATTTTCAGCATAAATTCCTTATCAAAAAGTAAATGTGAAACTAATCTTATATACAAACCGTCTCATTAACGAAAAACTATAAATTTATTTTAATTTTCTTGTTGGGAAATAGTGCGACTTTGCCCTCGGGAATATCGTTTCAAACTGACATTATGCTATACTGAAAATACGAATCATAACGCAGAACACATCTACTTCGGATGTGTTTTTCAAATGAAAAATGAAATAAGCCAAGCATACTCAAAACGCTTGATTCAAAGGATGAATGAATAAATGAAAATTGGTATTGTAGGAAATTACGGAAATGATAATAACGGAGACGAGGCGATTTTATTAAGTATTATTCGCCAGCTGCAAAAGGTATTTCAAATAGATACTAAAAATATCACAGTATTTAGTAATAATCCAAAACAAACTGCCGAACGTTATTCTGTACAAAGTTACCCTTTATATTACAAAAATGGTAATGCCGTGAAAACGTTCATGAAGACATACAAAGAGAATTCCAATATCGTGAAAAATCTTGATTTTGTCGTAATTGGCGGCGGCGGTATTTTAATGGACCTTTATAAGCGTGAAGCACCACTATATGGTTCATATGCGATGATGGCCAAAAATAATAATGTGCCGTATGTTGTCTACGGCTGTGGAGCGGGTCCGCTTAACACAGGTTTAGGGAAATGGTTTATCCGCTATATGGCCAAGCATGCACAAAATATTTCAGTGCGTGATCCGCAATCAGAACAGCTGCTAAAAACAATTGGTGTAAAACGCGATGTTCATGTTATTGGAGACCCGGCATTTAGTTTAGAAGTAGAACGTTCAGATTATAGTGATAAACCAAAATCAGTTGGGGTTACAGCAGTTCCTTACTATAATGCTTCATATTGGCCAACAGGCGATGAAGCAAAATACGAAAACTATATTGATGGCATGGCGAAAAACCTGGACCGTTTAATTGAAGAGCACAATGTCGATGTAACATTTTTTGCGACTAAATATCCGCAAGATGCTGATGTGACAAAGGACATTCAAGCTAAAATGAAGCATCCGGAAAATACAAAAATTATTGATGAAAACTTGCCGCCGCAACGTATTTTACAAATTACGTCTACGTTTGACGTGTTAATTGGTACAAGACTTCATTCATTAATATTGGCAACAGATGCGAAAACACCGATTATTGGTGTATCTTATCATGTAAAGGTTAATGACTTTTTACAAATGGCAGGGCTTGGCAACTATTCATTACCGATTGATTCGCTTCATGAATCAGACGAGAAGTTTGCAATGCTCTTTAACGATATGGCAGTAGATTGGAACGGTGCACAAAACTTAGCGGCTCGTACAAATGCGTCATTTAAAGAAAAATCTGCATTAGGAGAGCAGCTTTTAAAAGAAGGTGCGAAAAAGTAATGAAAAAAGTATTCGTCATTAGCAATATGTACCCTTCAAAGGAACATTTAGCTTACGGCATTTTTGTTAAAAATCAGGTCGAGCAACTGGAACGAGAAGGAATCGAAACAGTGCTCGCGGTAAATACCAATCCCGCGACAGGAAAGAAAAATGTTATTTTGAAATATTTAAAGTGGGCGCAGCAGTTTATGCGTGTTTTCCGAGCAAACAAGCGGAATATTTCACTAACACATAGCCATTACGTTTTTCCGAGCGGGATGTTCAGCTACTATATAAAAAAGCGTCACAATATCCCATATATTGTGACAGCACATGGTGGCGATATTAATAAAATGGCCAAAAAAGGCGGGCAAATCCGTGAGTTTACGGAGAAAATTTTACAGTCTGCTGATCATGTTATTGCAGTTGGGGAAGAGCTTGCTGCAACGATTGAAACAACTTTCCATGTTGAAAAAAAGAAAATTTCAGTGATGAGCATGGGGATTGATCGTACGGTTTTCAAAGAAGCGGAAGATAAAAAACAACGTGCAAAAGAGTTAGGGATGGATCCTGATAAAACAAACTTTTTATTCGTAGGCAACATCATACGGGAAAAAGGCGTTACAGAACTTGTGCGTGCATTTAATAAAGTAACGGAATCTCTTCCGGAGCAAGCCGCTCTTTATTGTGTTGGTTCGACAAAAGATAGCAATTTTACTAGTAAAGTAAAAGAGCTGGCTAAGGACAATAAAGCGATTCACTTTATCGAACCGATGCCGCAGCAGGAGTTGGCTAGGTATTTCCAAGCGGCAGATGTTTTTGTACTGCCTTCTTATATTGAAGGTCTGGGATTAGTAGCTTTAGAGGCAATGAGCTGCGGCACACCGGTCATTGCATCGGACGTTGGAGGACTTCATTATATGCTGGCGGATGGAGCAGGGGTATTAGTCCCTCCTAAAGACGAGATTTTACTTCAGCTGGCACTTGAAAATGCAGTGAAAGACGGAATCCCAGTGAATGAAGAACGAGTGGCCGAATTGCTTCATACGCATGATGCAAAAAATATTATTGCACGTTTAAAAGAGCTCTACACAACATACGCGAAATAAAGTAATTGTAATTAAAGGAATGTGATAAGCGTTGAAAGGAATTTTAAAAATAGTAGGAGCCGTCGCGGTTATTAATATTTTAGCGCGTCTAGTCGGCTTTGCCCGTGAAACATATATCGGGATTGAATTTGGTACAACTTTATATTCAGATAGTATTGTTAATGCTTATACAATTCCTAACTTTTTATATTTAGTCATTGGCGGAGCGTTTACAACGGCGTTTATATCCATTTACCATAAGACTTCATCGAGCATTACTGAATATATACAGCGAACATTTACAACAATTGTTGTTTCGATCACGCTCATTGTCATTTTATTTATGGTGTTGGCAGATCCGATATTAATGCAATTCTTCCAAGTTGATAACCAGGCGGAATATGAAATACTGCGCTCGCTTTACTACTGGATGATGCCATCGACGATTATGCTTGTTTTATCGACTTGGATGAGCGGTATTTTAAATGTCCAAGGCCGTTATCATTTATCAGCATTTTCGGTGCTTATTTATAACGGATCATTTTTAATCGTCTCCGTGATATTGTCCATTACAATGGGACCGATTGGAATGGGAATCGGGGCATTAGTCGGGGCAATCTGTATGTTCCTGTTCCTTGTATTCGGGGTTCGGAATGTGAAGGAAATGTCCTTCAAGCCAAATTTTAAACAGGCTGAAGATCAGAAAATGCTTTGGAAAGTTGCATTGCCGATTATGCTTGGCGGTGCGACTGCACAGCTTTATATTTTAATTCAACGATTCTTCACGAATATGCTGGAAGCCGGTGTACCGTCAGCGATGAACTATGCGACAAAAATGTCCCAGTTCCCGCAGGCAATTTTAATGACAGCTGTAACGACCGTTATTTTCCCGTTACTTAGCAAAAAAGAGGGAGAAGGGGACACAGAGTCGGTAAAACAACTTTATGTTCGCGGGATGCGTTTATTATATTTACTCGTATTGCCTGTTTCGGTGTTCTTCTACTTCCAGGCAGAAGGTGTTGTCCGCATCGTTTTTGAATATAAAGAATTCGATGCCGAGTCAACAGCGATTACAGCACCATTGCTGCAAGTATTCAGTACGACGATGTTCTTCCTTGCTGCGAACACATATATTACGCGTTTCTACTATGCGAAGGGCAATTCCGTATTACCGATGATTTTCAGTATTTTAACGGTCTTCGGTGTAAATATAGCGGTCGTAATGGCGACAATCGATGGAATGGGTGCAAATGCGGTAGCCTTGGGGACGTTAATAAGTGCCATCGTAAACTTCCTGTTGCTTGTCATTGTGCTACA is from Solibacillus isronensis and encodes:
- a CDS encoding nuclease-related domain-containing protein, coding for MEALISRLKAEDEEFTSYQQAYYRVQAGIAGELKMQRTLADYHFPGPYKIFYNFECINEKGFSHQIDALIITTRFLLVVEVKQISGTLFYKPAFHEFARQTEEGIIENFPNPFDQAYRHQLYISYLLSNWGIQLPVLYIVVNANIRTKLDSSLNGSPIIHLSGLPKFLEELYQNYAETTVNLMDLERKLVAISCRLPISKNVERDRIRNGVLCKKCEFQHVMYYHHGLWICPHCGVKSKEAIFLALHQYRLLIGDRITNRELREFVGIDCKAVTSKLLKRLKFDQFGKGRGVYYLIPEDILERKNE
- a CDS encoding polysaccharide pyruvyl transferase family protein; amino-acid sequence: MKIGIVGNYGNDNNGDEAILLSIIRQLQKVFQIDTKNITVFSNNPKQTAERYSVQSYPLYYKNGNAVKTFMKTYKENSNIVKNLDFVVIGGGGILMDLYKREAPLYGSYAMMAKNNNVPYVVYGCGAGPLNTGLGKWFIRYMAKHAQNISVRDPQSEQLLKTIGVKRDVHVIGDPAFSLEVERSDYSDKPKSVGVTAVPYYNASYWPTGDEAKYENYIDGMAKNLDRLIEEHNVDVTFFATKYPQDADVTKDIQAKMKHPENTKIIDENLPPQRILQITSTFDVLIGTRLHSLILATDAKTPIIGVSYHVKVNDFLQMAGLGNYSLPIDSLHESDEKFAMLFNDMAVDWNGAQNLAARTNASFKEKSALGEQLLKEGAKK
- a CDS encoding glycosyltransferase — protein: MKKVFVISNMYPSKEHLAYGIFVKNQVEQLEREGIETVLAVNTNPATGKKNVILKYLKWAQQFMRVFRANKRNISLTHSHYVFPSGMFSYYIKKRHNIPYIVTAHGGDINKMAKKGGQIREFTEKILQSADHVIAVGEELAATIETTFHVEKKKISVMSMGIDRTVFKEAEDKKQRAKELGMDPDKTNFLFVGNIIREKGVTELVRAFNKVTESLPEQAALYCVGSTKDSNFTSKVKELAKDNKAIHFIEPMPQQELARYFQAADVFVLPSYIEGLGLVALEAMSCGTPVIASDVGGLHYMLADGAGVLVPPKDEILLQLALENAVKDGIPVNEERVAELLHTHDAKNIIARLKELYTTYAK
- the murJ gene encoding murein biosynthesis integral membrane protein MurJ, translated to MKGILKIVGAVAVINILARLVGFARETYIGIEFGTTLYSDSIVNAYTIPNFLYLVIGGAFTTAFISIYHKTSSSITEYIQRTFTTIVVSITLIVILFMVLADPILMQFFQVDNQAEYEILRSLYYWMMPSTIMLVLSTWMSGILNVQGRYHLSAFSVLIYNGSFLIVSVILSITMGPIGMGIGALVGAICMFLFLVFGVRNVKEMSFKPNFKQAEDQKMLWKVALPIMLGGATAQLYILIQRFFTNMLEAGVPSAMNYATKMSQFPQAILMTAVTTVIFPLLSKKEGEGDTESVKQLYVRGMRLLYLLVLPVSVFFYFQAEGVVRIVFEYKEFDAESTAITAPLLQVFSTTMFFLAANTYITRFYYAKGNSVLPMIFSILTVFGVNIAVVMATIDGMGANAVALGTLISAIVNFLLLVIVLQSKYQLKLLDKNVGQLFKLVIIGIIFVAINWAISQWIVIDQKWIHVIVTFIIASSSYLVLLFAFKMDELQQITGKVKGKILRKK